In the genome of Arabidopsis thaliana chromosome 4, partial sequence, the window CATCTACGgtaaaatatatctttttttaaccAGAAAAAGGTTAGAGTGGTCCCCACTGTAGGATCTACTGACTTGTGTCGGCCGTTAGTGGTTTTATAAAGCTGACGTGTCCCACTGAATAAGGAATACCGTTGTGGTCCCTACGGACAACGTGGGATTCGACGCCAgctcattttttaattttttcttgaaatcttttttaaaattttagacGATGACTCAATCTTCGCCACGTAGGATCCACCCAATAAAAAAGGGTTAACAAAATCTTATCTTTAATGCTAAATTAGTTGAGATTAATCCATGTTGTTTAAATCCGAAATGATGCATATAATCTTGTTTCTTATAATCATTAAGATTTAGACTGAAGATCTAATTCCAATTTAAGAGAGTCactaaaaaaagaatgaattcAATTTCAGACAAATCCGACAAGGTCAAGGTGACGTGTTCTTGATGCCAATTCTAGTGGGAGCCACTTGACGCGTGCAGTTAGACTCCCGGTCCAAGACATAAATTTACGTTAATACCCTCCTTTATTGGGTTATTATTGGGCCGTAGTTGAATTATTAGACCCAACCTTTTTATCCTGTTCTTGATTGGCACATACTTTGcaaaaagttaacaaaataactTTTATTGCAAGGCATTACAAGAGAAATGTCAAATTTGGTTGTTGCATACATGACATCTTATTCATATCCAATCCATAAATTGATGTGTTGTTATTCAAACTGGTCTTTTGATGTATTGTTAGACATATCTCATATATATTGAACCCTTGGAATCAATATAATAGATTGGgctttatttatcttttattggGCTTAAAGGGAATTGTTGGACTAAAAAAACCATTAAGGCTATAACACACTAATTACACGTACAATGAGAGTGAGAGTCACGGACGGGATGATTACAAGAATCATATAGCACCAAATATCTCATCCTCACTCTCACATACAAACACACATTTTGTTCACACAGAGATAGACATGGCTTCCGATataaacagaagaagatcGTTCTCTCTTCTAGTCTTGATTATTGTGATGCTTTATGGGCATAAAGGTGATTCAAAATGTGATTTCGAAGCAATTTTCAACTTCGGAGACTCGAATTCGGACACTGGCGGATTTTGGGCTGCTTTTCCTGCCCAATCTGGTCCATGGGGAATGACTTATTTCAAGAAACCAGCCGGTCGTGCTTCAGACGGTCGTCTTATCATTGATTTTCTAGGTAACAAATGACTAACAAATactctcaaaattttcaaaaaacgtATAATATGACAGCAGTATCAAATCCCCTCTAcaaagtataattttttgtatcctttagtattaaaatattttttaaaaatatttaagatataCTTAGTAGTTCGAGCGTTCAGTTATCCATTCAGTTTCAGTTCGTATCTGTTTGGGTCTAATGTTTAATATCTATTCgcttattttgaaatttgggtTTGGTTCCGGTTCTTTCggtttaaatatttagtatccattcggttattttgCTTTGAATATTTTCGGATATTTCggttctttttgattttttttggatattttcaagtatttttactatttagtcaaaaaataactaatatttttgaaaagataattatatttcggatattttcggttactcaaaatattttggttcgGTACCGACTCGGTTTTCATTTCTTCGGATTTGGTTCTGTACGTTCGgttcaatttatttttccagGTCTAATAATTAGGATTTtagattgaaattttaaacaaaatctataataCTTACTGTTATTACCCAAAAATTATCACTATAGTGCTAAACGTAgtgttaaattattttagcCAAATCTCTTGGAATGCCTTTCCTAAGCCCATATTTGCAATCTATTGGATCGGATTTTCGACATGGCGCAAACTTTGCGACGTTAGCGTCCACGGTTCTCTTGCCAAACACGTCTTTATTTGTCTCCGGAATCAGCCCTTTCTCACTCGCTATTCAGCTGAATCAGATGAAACAATTCAAGGTTAATGTCGACGAGTCACATTCTTTGGACCGACcaggtatatatatctatagtCTCTAACCGATGCATGTATAGAATGATCATGAgtataataaacaaatgacGTATACTTCCTTGTGTTTTAGGATTGAAGATCTTACCGTCTAAAATTGTTTTCGGAAAATCGCTATACACGTTTTATATTGGTCAAAACGATTTCACATCCAATTTAGCCAGTATTGGAGTTGAGAGAGTGAAACTATATCTTCCACAAGTCATAGGCCAAATTGCTGGAACGATTAAGGTACAAACCTCACCACaaggtttttggtttatagaatcaagtcttttataaaattaatactatCTCGAAACATTTGTATGGATATTATCTTAACCCACTTATAATTCGTATTCTCCATTTGGAAATCCGATTTTTGTATGGTTCATATCCTCCTCTTAAGTTATTTGCTCTTGAATGTAGGAGATATATGGAATAGGTGGTCGGACATTTTTGGTATTGAATTTAGCACCGGTTGGATGTTACCCGGCGATTTTAACCGGTTACACTCATACCGATGCTGATTTAGACAAGTATGGATGTCTCATTCCTGTAAACAAAGCAGTCAAATATTACAACACGTTATTGAATAAGACATTATCTCAGACCAGAACCGAACTAAAAAACGCTACCGTAATTTATTTAGACACGCACAAGATATTGCTTGATCTCTTTCAACACCCCAAATCCTACGGTACGTTATGTCATAACCTTATCTGGTTTAGTTGTACTTCAACcgataaattttcaatttttggtattttacgTAACCgaatccttttgttttgctttcataTATGATAATATCTAAGGTATGAAACACGGTATTAAAGCTTGTTGTGGATATGGTGGACGTCCATACAATTTCAATCAGAAGTTATTTTGTGGCAACACCAAAGTGATTGGAAATTTTTCTACGACGGCCAAAGCTTGCCATGATCCTCACAACTACGTGAGTTGGGATGGAATTCATGCGACGGAGGCCGCAAATCACCACATTTCCATGGCCATTCTCGACGGTTCGATATCATATCCTCCGTTCATACTCAATAACCTATGTTCGCCTTAGCTTTGTATAAGATCAttagttgttaattttttaaatatgaatttcTAAACTATCCACCAACTAAGCATGTTGTGACAAGCAAAAGTATATAGATAATTagatattatatgtatatgtttaaaattGCGTAATATGCTTTACAGGTCGATTGTTCTCCTAATCATTTGattcttcttaatttattGGATTACGAAATGACATTTCTTTGTCACCTTTTTCGTGCATATCAGATTTGTTTAAAGTTTACGTGACGAATGACGATTGATCTTTTATCTTGTTGTGCCGCCGTATTTTGTATGGACATTACTtgtaatactatatatatcagCTATGCGTTAACTATACTCATCAAATACCACATATGATTTATTATATCAAAGTacttattaataaataattaaattaaccTTATATTCAATTGCACTTGGGTGAGAAAGCCGTTAGAAAAAACTCCCGCTATAGAAGAAATGTGGTAGATTTGAACcgaaattaaatattttaaataatccAAATCGTGAAATGTAATATTATTACAATATATGTTATCAAATCaagtataaagaaaaactaatttgccaatatttttcattaacatgatataaatgttaaaatttatttacctATACTTCTTGAATCATAAAGTTTATCTTATAAACTTGGGAGAGCAATAAAGTCTTCATGATACTTTATAAAGTGTAAAATTTAACACGAAAACTAAGACAAGTAACGAATATGCAATACATagaaatatcaaaactatGTACTTTGAATATATTTCCAATTTCtaatcatttaattatttcCTTTTCCTAATATTTTCAATATGGTTAAGTCTTTTCCAGCTATTAAAACTAATGGAAACAATATAATGTCGAATACTCTTCCACTTCAAAATGATTATTACAGTATGTTGTTGTTCATCCTACTATCCCACTCTCattgttgtttaattttcatttatttttttgtttcaaccacaaatatttttagttcatttcataattattttactcatatataaaaacagttaggataaaaccaaaaaaaaaaagaaaaaatatgaagaagaatcaatgacaaaagatcaaatattttaccaagaaaacccaaaataaCCGGTTTAATAAACTAAATGTGGAATGGTTTCCACCCAACCTATATCAAATTGTAGTATGAATTCATTTAAACACACTGTTATATCCTataataaatgagaaaattcTAATACtagatatgaaaataaatattctaacaagaacaaataatattagatataaaaataaatgttcttGTTATCTTTAGTTCTTTActgatattaagaaaaaatctaactatttatttttttcttgaccAAATTGAAACCGAATCTGATATCAAACTGATATGAGTTTGGATTATGAATGATATATGAAAATACGTCTACAAACATAACCATGCACGAATGTATGAATTCTAGTCTTTATTATACGATACTCATctattttgtttccatttatctgataataataatatcaattGTTAATGGAGATTGACCAGGAGTTCTACAAAACCCAATATCCTTCAATTATATGCAATCCATCATCATACAATGTTTCCCTTTGTGATCTCATCTCTCCTTTCCATGTATCACTTTCAGTATCACCAGACTAGTCCAGTTGTGCCTCATACTGGTAGCCAAAGCTAAGTTCCCTTTGGCCAATTTCTGATCtcgaatatttttttctttgttgattacgttatcttcttcacctgTGTAAACCATCACACTAGAGTTGAACGTATTGTTGTAGCCATACTTTTCTGATGCAACGTTGTTTTATGTGAGCCTAACATCTCCGATTTTTATGTAATCGATCATGCAAGCCCTATAACATCTCCgatttttatcttcttcacctgTGTAAACCATCACACTAGAGTTGAACGTATTGTTGTAGCCATACTTTTCTGATACAACGTTGTTTTACGTGAGCCTAACATCTCCGATTTTTATGTAATCGATCATGCACATTGCCTTAATGTGAAGCCCTACAACATGAAGTTCAGTTTTGTACTGGAAAACACCCCTACTTGTATTCTAAGAACtatttcaattctttttttttctttgtattcgAAGAATTGTTCTAGTTCTCTTTTCTATTATGTTTGTATTGAGCATTAACATCTTCGGATTTTATGTATTCCATTCCACACATCTTTTGAAGTGATGCTTGATAATATGAAGTTCGTTTTTGtattggagaaaaaaaatctccaaCTTGTATTCCAAGATCTGttccaattctttttttctgtgtgCACTTGTTTTCCCATATTATTTGGGACATTTAGCGTTTTGATGTCGTGTCTGCATGttgcatttattttttatttttctcagaAATTTACTTTTATGCTAAATTTGTACAAAACATCTCCAACTTGTACTCAATTTGTTCAATTCTCTACTCTGTGTTCACTTGCTTCCTTATACTGCCTAagaaatataatgttttgatgTTGCTAGTCATTTAAATAGATTAATcctatacaaaataaaaacccaaattaattttctgacaaaaatatcaaagaaaaaaaaaactttcttttgttcttcgaGTTTATGTTATActaatgaaattaaattatatttcaatTCTTTGAAAGAAAGTCATAACCAACCGAATACGAGCAACTCTTTCAAAAATTGAGAAATCTAGATAGACATAAATGAATCATTTAAATTTCATTAGCATAACCAAAcaacttatatattttattcatgttttttactttcattcttttatttgtattaaatgTTTCAGTTActacaatatattattacattTAACAAACTAAGTACCGACCAATAACTAAGAGCAATGAAGTGCTAAAACGACAAACAGTTTACTCATGCGTAAGATAAACGTGAAGAAGTTCAAAACGAAACAAACTTGACAAAAAATGAACAACTTTGAATGTAACTGTACACAGAGCCAGAAactacaaaagtaaaaaatcaTGGTATATTCGAAGATGAAGGAAGATCTTCATGATATTCCAAACATGGCTGAGTTCTAACCATCGTCGCCGCCGGCATTCTACTCCGACCAATCCAAACATTTCCGATCGTTTCACTCTTCTCCGACTCTCTTTCCATATCTCTTAACCTCTTTTTCCTCACTAACTTCACCGAAACAATGATCACCACAACTACAATAACCGAAACTCCAATCCCGGTTAAAACAATCCACCACCAATTCCTCCGAACCAACACCGGTTCGTGTTTCGGTTTGACTTTCTCCTGGTTTAGGACAACAAGTGCGTAATGCCCATGAGAATTCGTAGTGGCACACTCGTAATTCCGTATCGTATTGCTGATGTTCAACAACAAACCATTATCTCCAAAGACGATGCATTTGACTTTTGAGCGATCACGAGAAGCGTGAGGATCGAATTTGATCAAGATTGGCTTGTCTCTCTTGATCGAAAGGTTCAATTTTTTGAGATCATTCGTGTTGGTCGCGTCATAACCGGTGAATCCAATAACCGGAGAAACAAATGAGTAATTATCAGCTAACCGGAAGTAAACCGATGAAGAGTTATCACCGAAACTCTCAAAGACAAAAGCTATTCTTTTAGCGTACGGCGACGTTTTAACCATCGGAGGAATCAAAACACCACtaaagtttgttccttttctcCAGAATATACTGTTACGGACCGTAACAACCGATGCTTTGATGTCGGAAAGATTTGACGGAAGTGAAACATCGTACAACGAGCCTGTGTGTCTTCTTGTAGTCGCACGAGCCGCGTATGAACGGATCAGATCGTCCAAATCTGAAATGTTGTTGATGCAATGAACCATCGTTTGTAGATTAGAGATGATgcagaagacgaagacgatgatgatgagacCAAGCTTTGTAGATCCCATTGCCaagagaaaatcaagaacgacgatgatgaagaagaccaAAATGAGTTTTGGTGATCTTCATCAAGattagtaatataaaaaaaagaagctatgatatgattttgattaaaGGATATGAATAGAATTGTGATCCAGATAGATAAGAATCAAAGTGGAAGAAGCATGATTGAGATTTGGAGACATgattgagattgagattgaggTTGTGATGAGGGAATATAATTAAGCACATATACACACTCAAAAGGAAGTAAGAGgacatataataaaaatgtaacaGCTGCATGAAATATGGATTTGATGAATGTGTATGGTTGATTAAATAactattatatagaaaaaaaagagaccgTACTTTGATATTCAAACTTGTAAGAAAAAAGGGGAGAGAAAGTTGGGTTTGAGCTGTATTAATGGTGGATGCTTTTTTTTTGACCCAAAATTATATTGAAGTtggagtttatttttttttctaatcaaaattttgtaatggaggtgataagaaaaaagaagatgtcGGCTATGATTATATGCCGATGACGTAACGATCATGcaatttctttggttttagtATTCTTACGATTCACATGTAATatgattataagaaaatattgaatttttgttcAACCATTCTGTCAATTTAgtgataaaattaaaatagctgtaaaataataatactattaccacattgaaaatttatttttttcttcatattttaaaattctcatCTTTAATATCTCATCGTGGACTATTTTGATGTgcgaacattttttttttttttttcgggtaaaaatgaacaatattttttatgaaatcGTACATAAAAccattcattttttctttaaatacaGTCGAAAATTAGATTGTCATTGCAAATGAGTAAACT includes:
- a CDS encoding GDSL-like Lipase/Acylhydrolase superfamily protein (GDSL-like Lipase/Acylhydrolase superfamily protein; FUNCTIONS IN: hydrolase activity, acting on ester bonds, carboxylesterase activity; INVOLVED IN: lipid metabolic process; LOCATED IN: endomembrane system; EXPRESSED IN: 18 plant structures; EXPRESSED DURING: 13 growth stages; CONTAINS InterPro DOMAIN/s: Lipase, GDSL (InterPro:IPR001087); BEST Arabidopsis thaliana protein match is: GDSL-like Lipase/Acylhydrolase superfamily protein (TAIR:AT3G26430.1); Has 3308 Blast hits to 3260 proteins in 151 species: Archae - 0; Bacteria - 130; Metazoa - 0; Fungi - 52; Plants - 3122; Viruses - 0; Other Eukaryotes - 4 (source: NCBI BLink).) gives rise to the protein MASDINRRRSFSLLVLIIVMLYGHKGDSKCDFEAIFNFGDSNSDTGGFWAAFPAQSGPWGMTYFKKPAGRASDGRLIIDFLAKSLGMPFLSPYLQSIGSDFRHGANFATLASTVLLPNTSLFVSGISPFSLAIQLNQMKQFKVNVDESHSLDRPGLKILPSKIVFGKSLYTFYIGQNDFTSNLASIGVERVKLYLPQVIGQIAGTIKEIYGIGGRTFLVLNLAPVGCYPAILTGYTHTDADLDKYGCLIPVNKAVKYYNTLLNKTLSQTRTELKNATVIYLDTHKILLDLFQHPKSYGMKHGIKACCGYGGRPYNFNQKLFCGNTKVIGNFSTTAKACHDPHNYVSWDGIHATEAANHHISMAILDGSISYPPFILNNLCSP
- a CDS encoding GDSL-like Lipase/Acylhydrolase superfamily protein → MASDINRRRSFSLLVLIIVMLYGHKGDSKCDFEAIFNFGDSNSDTGGFWAAFPAQSGPWGMTYFKKPAGRASDGRLIIDFLAKSLGMPFLSPYLQSIGSDFRHGANFATLASTVLLPNTSLFVSGISPFSLAIQLNQMKQFKVNVDESHSLDRPGLKILPSKIVFGKSLYTFYIGQNDFTSNLASIGVERVKLYLPQVIGQIAGTIKEIYGIGGRTFLVLNLAPVGCYPAILTGYTHTDADLDKYGCLIPVNKAVKYYNTLLNKTLSQTRTELKNATVIYLDTHKILLDLFQHPKSYGTLCHNLIWFSCTSTDKFSIFGILRNRILLFCFHI
- a CDS encoding GDSL-like Lipase/Acylhydrolase superfamily protein, producing MPFLSPYLQSIGSDFRHGANFATLASTVLLPNTSLFVSGISPFSLAIQLNQMKQFKVNVDESHSLDRPGLKILPSKIVFGKSLYTFYIGQNDFTSNLASIGVERVKLYLPQVIGQIAGTIKEIYGIGGRTFLVLNLAPVGCYPAILTGYTHTDADLDKYGCLIPVNKAVKYYNTLLNKTLSQTRTELKNATVIYLDTHKILLDLFQHPKSYGMKHGIKACCGYGGRPYNFNQKLFCGNTKVIGNFSTTAKACHDPHNYVSWDGIHATEAANHHISMAILDGSISYPPFILNNLCSP
- a CDS encoding transmembrane protein, putative (DUF1191) (Protein of unknown function (DUF1191); FUNCTIONS IN: molecular_function unknown; INVOLVED IN: biological_process unknown; LOCATED IN: endomembrane system; EXPRESSED IN: inflorescence meristem, leaf whorl, root, flower; EXPRESSED DURING: 4 anthesis; CONTAINS InterPro DOMAIN/s: Protein of unknown function DUF1191 (InterPro:IPR010605); BEST Arabidopsis thaliana protein match is: Protein of unknown function (DUF1191) (TAIR:AT4G23720.1); Has 115 Blast hits to 115 proteins in 15 species: Archae - 0; Bacteria - 0; Metazoa - 0; Fungi - 0; Plants - 113; Viruses - 0; Other Eukaryotes - 2 (source: NCBI BLink).); protein product: MGSTKLGLIIIVFVFCIISNLQTMVHCINNISDLDDLIRSYAARATTRRHTGSLYDVSLPSNLSDIKASVVTVRNSIFWRKGTNFSGVLIPPMVKTSPYAKRIAFVFESFGDNSSSVYFRLADNYSFVSPVIGFTGYDATNTNDLKKLNLSIKRDKPILIKFDPHASRDRSKVKCIVFGDNGLLLNISNTIRNYECATTNSHGHYALVVLNQEKVKPKHEPVLVRRNWWWIVLTGIGVSVIVVVVIIVSVKLVRKKRLRDMERESEKSETIGNVWIGRSRMPAATMVRTQPCLEYHEDLPSSSNIP